In Panicum virgatum strain AP13 chromosome 4N, P.virgatum_v5, whole genome shotgun sequence, a single window of DNA contains:
- the LOC120670251 gene encoding glycerol-3-phosphate acyltransferase, chloroplastic-like isoform X1, which produces MRSHNLTRELILHIRNELEEGSLPADDASSLEELYYNYKNAVKTGFDLCSIFNVLLSDCCSSCLAIFCYQVAQTGDANAYEIMLSNMMYRNSYICNISLFHDMEEKLRQQDHNVVLMSNHQTEADPAIIALLLEKSNPWISENIVRPFFLV; this is translated from the exons ATGCGAAGCCACAACCTCACCAGAG AGCTCATTTTACACATCAGAAATGAACTGGAGGAGGGAAGTCTGCCTGCAGATGATGCTAGCAGCCTGGAGGAGCTCTATTACAATTACAAGAATGCTGTAAAAACTGGGTTTGATCTTTGTAGCATTTTTAATGTACTATTGTCAGATTGTTGTAGCTCATGCCTTGCAATATTTTGTTATCAGGTTGCACAAACTGGAGATGCAAATGCATATGAGATCATGCTTTCAAATATGATGTACAG GAACTCCTACATTTGCAAcatttcccttttccatgacATGGAAGAGAAGCTCCGCCAGCAG GACCACAATGTTGTTTTGATGTCAAACCATCAGACAGAAGCAGATCCAGCAATTATCGCCTTGCTGCTTGAAAAAAGCAATCCGTGGATTAGTGAAAACATAGTAAGGCCATTCTTTTTAGTATAA
- the LOC120670251 gene encoding glycerol-3-phosphate acyltransferase ATS11, chloroplastic-like isoform X6, translated as MRSHNLTRELILHIRNELEEGSLPADDASSLEELYYNYKNAVKTGFDLCSIFNVLLSDCCSSCLAIFCYQVAQTGDANAYEIMLSNMMNSYICNISLFHDMEEKLRQQ; from the exons ATGCGAAGCCACAACCTCACCAGAG AGCTCATTTTACACATCAGAAATGAACTGGAGGAGGGAAGTCTGCCTGCAGATGATGCTAGCAGCCTGGAGGAGCTCTATTACAATTACAAGAATGCTGTAAAAACTGGGTTTGATCTTTGTAGCATTTTTAATGTACTATTGTCAGATTGTTGTAGCTCATGCCTTGCAATATTTTGTTATCAGGTTGCACAAACTGGAGATGCAAATGCATATGAGATCATGCTTTCAAATATGAT GAACTCCTACATTTGCAAcatttcccttttccatgacATGGAAGAGAAGCTCCGCCAGCAG TGA
- the LOC120670251 gene encoding glycerol-3-phosphate acyltransferase, chloroplastic-like isoform X2, whose amino-acid sequence MRSHNLTRELILHIRNELEEGSLPADDASSLEELYYNYKNAVKTGFDLCSIFNVLLSDCCSSCLAIFCYQVAQTGDANAYEIMLSNMMYRNSYICNISLFHDMEEKLRQQDHNVVLMSNHQTEADPAIIALLLEKSNPWISENIGCC is encoded by the exons ATGCGAAGCCACAACCTCACCAGAG AGCTCATTTTACACATCAGAAATGAACTGGAGGAGGGAAGTCTGCCTGCAGATGATGCTAGCAGCCTGGAGGAGCTCTATTACAATTACAAGAATGCTGTAAAAACTGGGTTTGATCTTTGTAGCATTTTTAATGTACTATTGTCAGATTGTTGTAGCTCATGCCTTGCAATATTTTGTTATCAGGTTGCACAAACTGGAGATGCAAATGCATATGAGATCATGCTTTCAAATATGATGTACAG GAACTCCTACATTTGCAAcatttcccttttccatgacATGGAAGAGAAGCTCCGCCAGCAG GACCACAATGTTGTTTTGATGTCAAACCATCAGACAGAAGCAGATCCAGCAATTATCGCCTTGCTGCTTGAAAAAAGCAATCCGTGGATTAGTGAAAACATA GGTTGTTGCTGA
- the LOC120670251 gene encoding glycerol-3-phosphate acyltransferase, chloroplastic-like isoform X8: MRSHNLTRELILHIRNELEEGSLPADDASSLEELYYNYKNAVAQTGDANAYEIMLSNMMYRNSYICNISLFHDMEEKLRQQ, from the exons ATGCGAAGCCACAACCTCACCAGAG AGCTCATTTTACACATCAGAAATGAACTGGAGGAGGGAAGTCTGCCTGCAGATGATGCTAGCAGCCTGGAGGAGCTCTATTACAATTACAAGAATGCT GTTGCACAAACTGGAGATGCAAATGCATATGAGATCATGCTTTCAAATATGATGTACAG GAACTCCTACATTTGCAAcatttcccttttccatgacATGGAAGAGAAGCTCCGCCAGCAG TGA
- the LOC120670251 gene encoding glycerol-3-phosphate acyltransferase ATS11, chloroplastic-like isoform X7 codes for MRSHNLTRELILHIRNELEEGSLPADDASSLEELYYNYKNAVAQTGDANAYEIMLSNMMYRIHLPRTIRLLQKNDLLWFPYIFSDLISYAQELLHLQHFPFP; via the exons ATGCGAAGCCACAACCTCACCAGAG AGCTCATTTTACACATCAGAAATGAACTGGAGGAGGGAAGTCTGCCTGCAGATGATGCTAGCAGCCTGGAGGAGCTCTATTACAATTACAAGAATGCT GTTGCACAAACTGGAGATGCAAATGCATATGAGATCATGCTTTCAAATATGATGTACAG AATCCATTTACCGAGAACCATTCGACTATTGCAGAAAAATGACCTGCTATGGTTCCCTTACATTTTTTCTGACCTCATTTCATATGCTCAGGAACTCCTACATTTGCAAcatttcccttttccatga
- the LOC120670251 gene encoding glycerol-3-phosphate acyltransferase, chloroplastic-like isoform X3 — MRSHNLTRELILHIRNELEEGSLPADDASSLEELYYNYKNAVAQTGDANAYEIMLSNMMYRNSYICNISLFHDMEEKLRQQDHNVVLMSNHQTEADPAIIALLLEKSNPWISENIVRPFFLV; from the exons ATGCGAAGCCACAACCTCACCAGAG AGCTCATTTTACACATCAGAAATGAACTGGAGGAGGGAAGTCTGCCTGCAGATGATGCTAGCAGCCTGGAGGAGCTCTATTACAATTACAAGAATGCT GTTGCACAAACTGGAGATGCAAATGCATATGAGATCATGCTTTCAAATATGATGTACAG GAACTCCTACATTTGCAAcatttcccttttccatgacATGGAAGAGAAGCTCCGCCAGCAG GACCACAATGTTGTTTTGATGTCAAACCATCAGACAGAAGCAGATCCAGCAATTATCGCCTTGCTGCTTGAAAAAAGCAATCCGTGGATTAGTGAAAACATAGTAAGGCCATTCTTTTTAGTATAA
- the LOC120670250 gene encoding protein RICE FLOWERING LOCUS T 1-like produces MANDSLTRGHIIGDVLDPFTSSVPLTVMYDGRPVFDGMEFRASAVSVKPRVEIGGDDFRVAYTLVMVDPDAPNPSNPTLREYLHWMVTDIPASTDDSFGREVITYESPNPTMGIHRIVLVLYQQLGRGTVFAPQVRQNFNLRNFAHRFNLGKPVAAIYFNCQRQTGTGGRRFT; encoded by the exons ATGGCAAACGACTCCTTGACGAGGGGGCATATAATCGGGGATGTCTTAGACCCGTTTACTAGTTCGGTGCCTTTAACTGTCATGTATGATGGCAGACCTGTGTTTGATGGGATGGAGTTTCGGGCGTCGGCGGTGTCGGTGAAACCTAGAGTTGAGATTGGTGGTGATGATTTTCGAGTGGCCTATACCCTA GTTATGGTGGATCCTGATGCTCCTAATCCCAGCAACCCTACCCTGCGAGAATACTTGCATTG GATGGTGACTGACATCCCAGCGTCAACAGATGATAGCTTTG GCCGAGAGGTTATAACATATGAGAGCCCGAACCCCACCATGGGCATACACCGTATCGTCTTGGTGTTATACCAACAACTGGGGCGGGGCACGGTGTTTGCACCGCAAGTGCGTCAAAACTTCAACTTGCGCAATTTTGCACACCGTTTCAACCTCGGCAAACCTGTGGCTGCGATTTACTTTAACTGTCAGCGACAAACAGGCACAGGTGGGAGAAGGTTCACCTGA
- the LOC120670251 gene encoding glycerol-3-phosphate acyltransferase, chloroplastic-like isoform X4, with protein sequence MRSHNLTRELILHIRNELEEGSLPADDASSLEELYYNYKNAVAQTGDANAYEIMLSNMMNSYICNISLFHDMEEKLRQQDHNVVLMSNHQTEADPAIIALLLEKSNPWISENIVRPFFLV encoded by the exons ATGCGAAGCCACAACCTCACCAGAG AGCTCATTTTACACATCAGAAATGAACTGGAGGAGGGAAGTCTGCCTGCAGATGATGCTAGCAGCCTGGAGGAGCTCTATTACAATTACAAGAATGCT GTTGCACAAACTGGAGATGCAAATGCATATGAGATCATGCTTTCAAATATGAT GAACTCCTACATTTGCAAcatttcccttttccatgacATGGAAGAGAAGCTCCGCCAGCAG GACCACAATGTTGTTTTGATGTCAAACCATCAGACAGAAGCAGATCCAGCAATTATCGCCTTGCTGCTTGAAAAAAGCAATCCGTGGATTAGTGAAAACATAGTAAGGCCATTCTTTTTAGTATAA
- the LOC120670251 gene encoding glycerol-3-phosphate acyltransferase, chloroplastic-like isoform X5, with protein sequence MRSHNLTRELILHIRNELEEGSLPADDASSLEELYYNYKNAVKTGFDLCSIFNVLLSDCCSSCLAIFCYQVAQTGDANAYEIMLSNMMYRNSYICNISLFHDMEEKLRQQ encoded by the exons ATGCGAAGCCACAACCTCACCAGAG AGCTCATTTTACACATCAGAAATGAACTGGAGGAGGGAAGTCTGCCTGCAGATGATGCTAGCAGCCTGGAGGAGCTCTATTACAATTACAAGAATGCTGTAAAAACTGGGTTTGATCTTTGTAGCATTTTTAATGTACTATTGTCAGATTGTTGTAGCTCATGCCTTGCAATATTTTGTTATCAGGTTGCACAAACTGGAGATGCAAATGCATATGAGATCATGCTTTCAAATATGATGTACAG GAACTCCTACATTTGCAAcatttcccttttccatgacATGGAAGAGAAGCTCCGCCAGCAG TGA
- the LOC120670251 gene encoding glycerol-3-phosphate acyltransferase, chloroplastic-like isoform X9: MRSHNLTRELILHIRNELEEGSLPADDASSLEELYYNYKNAVAQTGDANAYEIMLSNMMNSYICNISLFHDMEEKLRQQ; encoded by the exons ATGCGAAGCCACAACCTCACCAGAG AGCTCATTTTACACATCAGAAATGAACTGGAGGAGGGAAGTCTGCCTGCAGATGATGCTAGCAGCCTGGAGGAGCTCTATTACAATTACAAGAATGCT GTTGCACAAACTGGAGATGCAAATGCATATGAGATCATGCTTTCAAATATGAT GAACTCCTACATTTGCAAcatttcccttttccatgacATGGAAGAGAAGCTCCGCCAGCAG TGA